From Canis lupus baileyi chromosome X, mCanLup2.hap1, whole genome shotgun sequence:
ATCTGAGGGCCCtgcctccccgctccccgctccccccgctAGGCTCATGAGCAGTGTCAAGGACAACGTGGGCCGGGGACTGAACATCGCCCTCGTGAATGGTGAGTCCCTGTGACGTGGGATCAAGGTTCAGAGCACAGAAGCAGAGCCAGCCCGTGACCTGCCACCCTGCCCCCGCCCCGTGCTCTCCCCGTGAGCAGGTGTCTGGATATTTGCCTTGGTCTTCCCCCCGCCTCCCTGCTGGGAATGCCCAGGGAGGCCTGGGAAACGGTCTGTGCCAGCAGAAGCTTCCCCAGAAGAAGtgacccaagaaacaaaagcacagtATCCCTAAAGAACCAGAAGCTTCCAAGAGGTTGGAGGTGCTTCCTAGGGAGCCCCTGGAGAGCCTCCAATGGCACACAGAACCGGCACAGCCTTGGGTGGGCTGCAGCCGTCCGAAGAAGGGGGCACAGTGGGCATGAATATGGAGGCGTGTCTGAAAAGCTTCCAGAAGGTCTGCACCAGTGGCCACCGCTGTGTCCTTAGCTTCACCTCAGGGGGCTGAGGTGGTAGGGTGGAGCTGCCCTGGCGGCTCGCCCAGCAggacccctctctccctctcaacccAGGGGTCAGCGGTGAGCTCATCGAGGCCCGGGCCTTCGACATGTGGGCAGGAGGTGAGTGGCCGCCATGGCCTCCTGCTTTTTGCCTGTGCAGCAGAATGACCGAGCATCTCTCCCCTGAAGCACCGCCCTCTGTCCATTCACTGTGGCTTGAGCACTTGCCTGGGTTTgggaaaggcagggagagggacaggcgtGTGGTCAGAGGGATGGCCCTGGCCTCTTACACCAGTCGGTCCCTTCACTTACTTGGTGACGCTTGGTGGGTGCGTCCCTGGCCCGATCCCTGCTTTAGTTTCCTTGTTTGGAGAACAGGGGTTGATGGGGAAGGGGTGCTCTGTGGTGCCTGACGCTCCATGTTCCGTGGGACCTGTCGCCCCAGATGTCAACGATCTGCTGAAGTTTATCCGGCCACTGCATGAAGGCACCCTGGTGTTTGTGGCATCCTACGACGACCCGGCCACCAAGTAAGTGACTGCTAAGGCCAGCCTCAGCCTCACCCTCCCAACGGCGACTGCTTCTATCTCCTCCTTCTGTGTGGCAGGATGAACGAAGAGACCAGGAAGCTTTTCAGCGATCTGGGCAGCAAGAACGTGAAGGATCTGGCCTTCCGGGACAGCTGGGTGTTTGTGGGGGCCAAGGGCGTGCAGAACAAGAGCCCCTTTGAGCAGGTACGGGTGCAGAGCCTGGCACCCCCACTTCCCAACCCAGACCAGTAACTCGGACCCCTCCAGGGTCTGTAAATGGCAGAGCTTTCACGGTGGCAAGACTCACAATTAAGAAAGCTTTCTCCCACACACCCCCAAGACGCTCCATCCTGTCCCCGCTCCCTGCCACCCAGTGCCCCGATTCACACTGCACTTCCTTCTCTCACCAGCCCCTGCTGCCCTCTCGTCCACTGCTCCTCCGGAGCCACACTTGTCAAGCCCCATGTGAGGGGCTGGGGAGCCCCAGGCACCATCCTCATGCTTGGGAGCCTCCTAGCCTGGTGACAGCCATGCTGccccctcagccccaccccccacagccGAACCAGGCAAATAGGCTGTTCCAGTGCTTTCTGGAAGGCGTTTTTTGTGCTCTGTCACAAAGAGCAACTCAGCACCCTGAGAATAAATGCTCCCTCTGGCTTGGTTCTCCCTGAAGCTTCTAGCGCTCCCTGAGGGCCAAGTAGGGCAGGAACGTACGCGGTCCCTCCTTACCTTCCCGGTGTGTGCCGTGCTCACACTCCACCCGTGAGGGACACAGGCCTGTGCGGCGATCGCTGTTGTGCGGATGAGAAAACTGGGTGCTGGGGCAGACAGGGTGAGTGCCCCGGGCCCGCAGGCTTGCGTGACAGCAGCGCAAGGGCACTGACAGTTCTGTCCGTCCCGCACACCCGAGGGCTGAGGCCATGACTTCCGCTCCCCAAACCCCACAGCACGTGAAGAACAGTAAGCACACCAATAAGTATGAAGGATGGCCCGAGGCGCTGGAGATGGGAGGCTGCATCCCGAGGAGGACCGTGGCCGGCTAGCTGGCCGAGCGCGAGGACCAGGCTGAGGGAGGCTGCGTGTGCCAGGGCCAGTGCACGGCTGAGGCCTGAGCCCACGCCCAGCCGGGAGCACCGTCCTGCTCCACCACATCGGGGCTTCGAGGCAGTGACCGGGGACCAAGTGTGACAGGTGCTGAGGGCTGCAGGGGCCAGCCCCGGCTCACTTTGCCAGGGGAAGCCGGGTACCCATCTCCTTTGTCCAAAGCTGCTTCCCCGGGGGGAGCCCTAACCTGATCCCAAGCCCCCGCAGCCACGCACCGGGGCCCGGGGTGCTCGCCCGCCACGCTGCACAGACGTGGTAGTGGCTCTGCGGCAGGTTGGGACATCCTCCAGAATCTCTCCATCCCAGAGCCACCCGCTGCTCTTTGGGCTGATCCTGTTTCCAGTGTGATTCCTTCCGATGCGCCACACCCGGTGGCCGCGTCGGGAAGCCGGCCGACTGCCTGGCTCCTGCCTGCTCCTGCCTGCTCCTGCCCGGCTCCTGCCTGGCTCCGCACGGAGGGGCCTCGGCGCCAGCAGTGAGCCTCATCACCATCCTTAGCGCAGCAGACGATGGTTCCTGCAGTTTGCCAGGGGGCCCGCCTTCTAGATGACCTCTTAATAAATGAGTGGCCCCAATGGAGTCAAGTGCGTTCAGTGGGGAGCGGGGTGGCGTTGTCCTGGCGGGGCGGGACATTTCCTGGAGGCTTGGCGGACCTGCTCCCACAGCCATCGTTTGCAGGGCTCCTGCCACGGACGGGCACGGGGACACTCCCCAGCTGGCATTCCCATGGCCTTGCCCGGGAGAGAGGCCTTTGCCCTCCAGGGATGCAGGAGACCCACCAACTCCCTCAGACACCTCCAAGGCCGGCGGAGACAGGGGTGAGGATTCCCACCGACCCGGGTGCTCCCCCGCTCCCCACAGCCTCCCCAAGAGCTCGGGGGTCTACCTGCAACACTTGGCTTCCGACGCCTTAGAGATCAGGAGATCAGGGCTCCCAAGCTCAAGTGATACGAGCTTCTTGGCATTTCTTGAAGATTCTGGCTGTTTCGCTTCATGAAGTGGGAAGCAGCAAGAAACCAGGCTGCAGGAGAGGCACATCCAGGGGCAGAGGGCCGGCCTGCGGTCAGAAAAAGGAGGCAGCCACTTGGAAGTCCCTCGATGTGGGGAGTCCAGTGCTGCCAGCGTGTGAACGAAGTGTCAAGAAAGGAGAGTATCGAGGGGGGAAGCCGAGGAGGAGTGagaggcccagggccaggccgGGAGGAGAGGCTGCAGGCATGACGCCGGGCCCCCAGAGGTCAGGGACGCGGAGGCACGAGGAAGGCCCAGGTGCTTGCCCAGGAGCTGGTGGTCGTAGAGGTCAAGTCCCAGCCTCACCCCGACCCGAGGGCTTTATGCACATTCATTACCTATAGACtttcttagagcagttttaggttcacggAAAGTTGAGCAAAAAGTGCAGAGGTCCCACGTCCCCAGCCTACACCGACACATTGTCATCACCCAGACTTGAGTTGATATTCGAGTCCCCTCCTGGCATTACGCAGTCCGTGGGTTTGACAAATGGTTAATGACATGTGTCTACGACTGCGGAATCCTACGTGTATTCCCTTTTAAACCTTTTATTATAGAACATTTCGAGCGTCCCCCGAAGTTACAACAGTACCTACTGGGCCACAGAGACCACCATGTGGCCCCTGTTCCATCTGCACCCCCCACGGCACCTCTCACCTTAATGCTGCCACTGTCATTCCCGTCACACATTCCCTCCCCTGGCCTCAGGATGACCCTAGCAGGAAaggcctctccccatccccatttATGGGACAGATCAAAGTCCCTGGTGGGTTCAAAAGAATTTCCCTGGGACCGGAAGGTTAGAAGCCAGTAAGTGGGGTTCCCCAAGGTTGGTAGCCTGTCCCCAGTGAAACAGAACCTCACTGAAAGTCCACACTGCGAGGCTGGGAGGCGGGGGCTCCACTGTGCCTCTCACACTACTGCTACCGTCGCCCGGCCTTCCCCAAACCTCCACCACGGGCCGGCTCTGGACTGGGTTACATACTGGGAGTGAAAGAGGGAGCCCCACTGACGGTCCCTAATTCCTCGGGGGGCTGTGCCCTCACCGGGAGTCGCCACAGTCACACACATGGAAACAGCAAGCCAGCTCTATGGTCCACTCGGCCCAAGCCGGGCTAGGAAGCCGGTGGTGGTGTGGCGCGGGCTGCCCGACCTTCCCAGCAGAAATAAAGCTTTGTCCTGCGTCCCCATCCACCAGGGAGgtgcccctaccccaccccacccccccacacacaccccctctATGAGTTCTGTCACCTTTGGTCATGGATGCCAGGATCCCAA
This genomic window contains:
- the FAM3A gene encoding protein FAM3A; translated protein: MRLAGPLRIVALIVAVGLTWIVVSILLGGPGSGFPRIQQLFISPDNSATPEPRARKYKCGLPQPCPEEHLAFRMVSGAANVIGPKICLEDRMLMSSVKDNVGRGLNIALVNGVSGELIEARAFDMWAGDVNDLLKFIRPLHEGTLVFVASYDDPATKMNEETRKLFSDLGSKNVKDLAFRDSWVFVGAKGVQNKSPFEQHVKNSKHTNKYEGWPEALEMGGCIPRRTVAG